Genomic DNA from Mastomys coucha isolate ucsf_1 unplaced genomic scaffold, UCSF_Mcou_1 pScaffold16, whole genome shotgun sequence:
taaaaagaaaacttttaatcaCAAGCCAAAATTCATATAACAACTAAAattgcacttatttatttatatgtgtgcatgaacgTGTTTATGGGTGTTTGTGCTAGGGcatttgtggaagtcagagaacagttttatggggtcagttctcttcttccacctttatgcGGATTTCAGAAATGGAACTAGATcacttgccaggcagtgatggcgcacgcctttaatcccagcacttggaaagcagaggcagatggatttctgagtttgaggccagcctggtctacagagtgagttccaggacagccagggctacacagagaaatcctgtctcaaaaaaaaaaaaaaaaaaaaaaaaaaaaaaaaaaaaaaaaaaaaaaaaaaaaaaaaaaaaaagaaaaaaaaaaaaaaagaaagaaagaaaaagaaaaagaaaagaaaagaaaaaggaaagaaagaagagaatcacCTTGGTGATCCCCACTTATCTATGTATCCAtcaatctgtccatccatctagcttttgtttgtttgtttgtttgtttttttgtttttcaagacagggtttctctgtagccctggctatcctggaactcactctgtagaccaggttggcctcaaactcagaaatccacctgcttctgccacccaagtgctgggatcaaaggcatgcgccaccactgtccagtgtttatttttttaatattttaatattgtttatttaatgtatatgagtacactgtacctgtcttcagacatgccagaagagggcatcagatctcattacagatggttgtgagccaccatgtgattgctgggaattacactcaggacctctggaagagcagtcagtgatcttaaccgctgagccatctttccagcccccatttATCTATTTTAATCAAAACTTAAACCAGcaacttttaaaagcaaacattgCAGGGCTAGAGATAGCTCAATAGACTAaggtctggttcccagcacccacatggtggctctcaaccatccaaAGTcctattccaggggatctgatgtgtACTTCTAACCTCTGCCAGCACCTCACATGTATGGTGCTCAggcagacatgcaggcaaaacactcataagcataaaaagaaataaaagaaaaacctaacattttaatgttctaaatggctgagccatcttttcagccctacaaaacaatttttaaattgaacATTTTAACAcagtacaataaaaatatatactatttttgGAACTATTTGAAAACTATAATGTTTCCATAAGATCCAAAAACTTTGTGTTAGAGACAGTATAGTTCCTGACCTGTAAGTATCTCCAATCTGAGCAGAAGTGTTTCAGCCATGTTTGTGGCATCACCAGGCACCATGGCTGCTGCATCACTGCAGTATCCTCCACCATCGGGCATTGTCAGAAACACCGTGGGTCCATTTcacatttgattttgaattaatttcGTTACAACACATCCAGAAGCCTTTTTCTGTTCCCAGTTTCCCACTCTCCCATTTATTAACCTCACCCCATATAAGGTCACCCCTATAGTTTAAGAAGCCAGGAACTAGAGcattggggaggggaggcagagggaagcccAGCTTTGGCACGCTGATTTATTAGTCTACATCTGCCCTCTTGCAGTGAATGTGGTGGAGGCCCTTCAGGAATTCTGGCAGATGAAGCAGTCTCGGGGCGCTGACTTGAAGAACGGGGCCCTGGTGGTGTACGAGATGGTCCCCTCCAACAGCCCTCCGTACGTCTGCTATGTCACTCTGCCTGGGGGGAGCTGTTTTGGGAGTTTCCAGGTAAGAGTCATGAGGCGGCAGTAAATGTGTAATAATAAGGACTTTTATGACTTTGGCCATCGGTCTCTGCCTGATGCCATGGATACGAGGACTAACTGTGGGTGAATCCTTCCAGCAAGCACCCGAGGCTCATGAGACTGCAGAGGAGCCTCCATCAGCATGCTTTGTTTTGGCCCACAACTCAAACCCATTTCAAATTTGAGCAGTTATGACTGCAGTCCCAGCGCCCGCCTTTGCTTTAACTGGCTTCCATGCTCACACTCCAACTTCttgccatttcttctttttgaaacaCATATGGGTGTCCTGCTAGCTTCCACATCTATGGAAGTACATTTGAGGAGTGcccagataccctggaactaaaGTTCCAAACTGCTTTGAACtgccacatgggtactgggatcctaacctgagtcctctgtaagagcagccagtgcttccacccaatgagctatctctccagctctggtattattattattattgttgttgttgttgttattgtggtggtggtggtgatgataatgatgtttttttaagacaggatttctctgtgtgacaactctggctgtcctggaacttgctgtatagaccaggctggcctcaaactcaagtgatctgcctgcctctgcctcccaagtgttgggattcaaggcatatgccaccactggaggctctgattttatttttaattacatgtatatgtatgtatctgtgttgggggaatgtgtgagtgagtgcacgTGCCATTAAAGTCTGAAGATGATAGCAagaccctggggctggagttacagatggttatgaaccttGTGATGTGGGTTCTTTGTGTgtgagaactgaattcaggtcctctcaaagagcaagaagagtcatttctccatcccctcttccttcttttccttttttaaagacagaatttcaTGTAGTCCAGCCTAGCTCAaaatatgtagctaaggatgatcaTGCTGAATTTTGATCCTCTTGCTCTATCTCCATGTACTGGGATTATCATACACAGAGCCACCATGCCCCATTTATGAAGTGCTTGGGGACTGCTCCCAGGGCCTCCAGCACACTAGGCAAACACTCGACAACTGAGCTAAAAGCCCTAGCTTCCTGGTTACACTCATTCTAAAGTTTTCCTAATGCTAAGGTTCTATGCAGATATGAAagacaattttgaaaattttgtagGATAGTGAGAAATTgtaggggctaaagagatggttcagccattaagagagctggctgctctttcagaggaccaagttaagatcccagcactcatgtcaggcaGCTGGCAACTACTGGTAACTTcatctccaggggatctaacattCTCTTTTGGCCTTTACTGGTACTCATaacccatacacacaaataaaacaacagattataaaaatctttaaaaaaattatatggatTGGTATGAATATTAtcaagagttgttttttttttttttttttttttttttttttttccatttcagagGGGAAGGCAGCCTTCCAAAATGTCACCTTAAAGAGTCTGGATAGTAATTAAAAGAAGATAATAGACACCTTTGGTTAGTTTTCATGTGATTGTGTCACCATTAGATATGGCTGGAGCCCTTGCTGCGTCCACAGCACCTTGGGCTTCCTCATCATATGAGTTATAATGTATCATTACTGCTTGTCTTTGCAAGTGTTCCCAACTGTATCTGTTTTTTCccctctgtatatgtgtatatatgtgtgtatacacataggattgaacccagggtcttgcaaACTATCTTCCTTCTTGGTCAGTATTAAAACCCTGCCACCCATTCAGAGATTAGTACATAGATGCTAATTTATCTATGGCATGAATAAAAGCCACTGTAGCTCAGATTTTGCCTTAAACAGAGAGTCCTAAAGAaatctcattctctcattctctctctctctctctctctctctctNNNNNNNNNNtctctctctctctctctctctctctctgtctattcaTAGACAGggtctatagtcctggctgtcctgggactctcgGTAAaataggatggccttgaacccatggagatttgcctgcctctgccttggagTGCTGGcttaaagtgtgcaccaccatgcctggcttggtaGCTTTGTTGTAAAACAAATGACTAAACCTTTTGGCTCAACACTTGAGCCatttcagataaataaatataagccaGGATAACTAATGATTACacttagtttttaattttcatgtgtgatgtgcacatatgtgggtgCATGTACGCATGCCTGTTGTGTGTGTGGAACCCTGATGCTGAGAAACATCTTCAGTCACTCTTCCACCTTACTTATCAGTGCAGAATCTCTCAGTCAAACCTACAGTTTACCAACATGGCTACTCTTGCTAGCTTGTTCCAGAGACCCCAGCTCTGCTATTCCAGTCTGGAACCTCAGGCAggcatcatatatatatatatatatatatatatatatatatatatgggtctGAATTCTGGCTGTCACACTTGTGCATCAAGTCCTTTAACACTGGCCCATCTtagctccttttctttcctcagaaTAATATAGCTCCTCACTTCATCACCATCTGAAGGACAGATTGAGATTTACTTTGATTTGTAACTTTCTGAAAGTCAAATTAGTTGTCCTTTGCTTCTTTTAGTCCCCCATGGCAGGTGGAATTTTCCTAGTGGTTTTCTTCACGCTGACTTTTTCAGTAGTGATATTATGGGATAAAGTGGTTAACAGGCTGGTAATAAGTAGAAATagagaaactaaagaaataaaaagccttAATGTGAATATATCAGGTTTCATATGCTGTCTCAGAGGGAACTGCCctccaaaggaaatcaggactcaTCAATACAGTTAAGTGATAACATCTCCCACTGTCCCTTTGAAAGCTGAAGCATTAAGCCAATGTGGTGATATACACagttaattccagtacttgggaggcagagagatctctgtgttcaaggtcaggcagtgagttccaggatacccagagctacacagaaagagaCTTGTCATGAGTGACAAAGGTGCAGAGGCTTCTGTAGCACCTGCCAAAGACTGATTATAGCAGAATCCCACGATGGCTAGGGGTCTGAAGTGCGGTGACCTGACTTCTGATCATGGCTAGGGGCCTGAAGTGCGGTGACCTGACTTCTGATCAGCTTTGCCCCAAGCCTATGTTggttactgtttttaaaaagccatctcCCTGTTTTCCTCGGTCAGTGTTCTTTCCCTTAGCGACCCATCTTCCTTGCATTTATTGTGGGCGAAAAAGACATCTTAAGACTTAGATCCTATCAAGACATAGATCCTGTCCTCTGGTCTGCTGTAGAAAATGCCTGTTTACAGCTCAGAGAACGTGGAAGAATCCCCGATGGGTGCTTCCAACAGCTCACGGCCTTGTTTCAATCTTGGGTTACCTAGAATTCAGAGACTCTCGCCTGACACACTGGCTTTTGAGTAATTAGTCTGTTGACAGTTTAAATAGAAGCATTTTCCATGTCTTATGGCTATCTGCTGACTTCAGCAGCCTTCCTAGCTCTGCATTCAATTTGGTAGGAGTAGTCATCTCCAACTCCTTAATGACTTCAGGATGTTGAGTCAAAATTATGTTTCTAGACACATGCCATTTTTCAGTAAAGCTTCGGAAAGTGTGATGAATGCAACTGATTCATCCATGATGTCCAAATGTCCTCCTCCTCAGTGGTGTCCTCCCTGttgctcctcctccctccttaaGTGGTGTCctccctgctgctcctcctccctcctcagtgGTGTCctccctgctgctcctcctccctcctcagagGTGTCctccctgctgctcctcctccctcctcagagGTGTCCTCCCTgctgttcctcctccctctcagatgcacatgtgtatataaattctcactctctctctcctgcctagtTTTGCCCGACAAAAGCTGAGGCCCGGAGAAGTGCTGCAAAGATTGCATTAATGAACTCCGTGTTTAATGAGCATCCATCCCGAAGAATTACTGATGAATTTATTGAGAAGAGTGTCTCAGAGGCCCTGGCATCTTTCAATGTAAGGAACCtggaaatggaaggagggagcatggggggtgggagaggaggtgaaCTAGTGCAttcttgttcttttctgtctgtatttttttatattgtatatatgggTATACCATATACATGCAGTGTCTAGAAGCCAAATGAGCATCAGGTTCCTGGAATTGGATTTATAGATGGTTCTGatctgctatgtgggtgctagagattgaaccctggtcctctggggcagtagccagtgctctttatgACTGAGCTATGGCTCCAGCCCTTCTGTTTGCATTTCTATTCTGTTTATTCTAccaatttttatgtgtatgttctaTACTCCAAGTCTGTCTTTAATTCTTTAtctgtgtttttatgtttattaatttgtctttatatttctttGGTATCTTGATACTTTTAATTCGAGCTTTGTGGAATTCAGAATTTTTTATAATGACAgtcatgtgagttccaggataaccagggcaatagagagaacctatctcaaagataataagaaaaatttttttagcagctgggtagtggtggtgcacatctttaatcccagcacgcaggaggcagatgtagatggatttctgagctcaaggccagactgctctgcagactgagttctaggacagccagagatacacagtgaaattgtctcaaaaaaaaacaaattaaaaagacaaaaaccagaaaaacaaaacaaaaaccaggggcTGGACacatggctcatcggttaagagcactgactgctcttccagaggtcctgagttcaattcgcagcaaccacatggtgactcacaaccatctgtaatgagatctgaagccctcttctgctgtgtctgaagacagctacagtatactcatacacataaaataaattaataaatctttaaaacaaacaaacaaaagaacaacaacaaataaaagtgGAGAGagcgggaggtggtggcgcacgcctttaatcccagcacttgggaggcagaggcaggtggatttctgagtttgaggccagcctggtctatagagtgagttccaggacagccaaggcaacacagagaaaccttgtctcgaaaaaccaaaaaaaaagtggagagagaagacacCCAGAattaatctctggcctccacacacacacacactccatactctcaaactatttatttttatttcaatgtggcaattgaaaaatttaaacttaaacatATGGGAGCTagaaaaaatggctcagcagttaagagcacttgctgctttctaAAAGGACCAGAGTTCGGTTCCCTATGTCAGGtgagctgtctgtaactccagctccaagggggaGCTGctaccttcctctggcctctgttgaCACTCACACatgatacacaaatatacacatataaaaaaaaatttaaaaattaaatctctggggctggtgagatggcacagcgggaaagagcactgactgctcttctgaaggtcctgagttcaagtcccagcaaccacatggtggctcacaaccacccgtaatgagatctgacgcccttttctggcgCATatgaaagacagctacagtatacttatgtatagtaataaataaatctttttttttaaaaaaagaagaattgaaAAAAGATTTGCTGAGGTTATTAGGCTATATtggtataaaaaaattaaatctgtgGCTCATGAAGAGCTAGAGGATGAGTTggcaggtaaagtgcttgccctacAAGCAGGAGGCCCTTATTTTCATCCCCAAAGCCCATTTAAAGTACTGAGTGTGGGAGCTCTCATGGGTACTTCCAGGATCTCTAGGGCTCtttggccagccaatctagcctaCCTGGTGAGGCTCAGGCCAAGCACCCTGTCTGACAGGAGGTGGTCAGTGTTCCTGAGGAGTAGCACCAGTCCCTGGCCTCCAGGTGAttacactgcacacatacacacatacacacgcacacatgcacatacacacaaatgtgacTAATATCTATTGGATGCTGCCGGTCAAAATAATTCTGACTGAAGATCTATTTCTGCTGTTACCAGGGTAACAGAGAGGAAGCTGACAACCCAAACACGGGGATTGGTGCCTTCCGGTTCATGCTGGAATCGAACAAGGGCAAGTCAATGCTGGAGTTCCAGGTATGGTTCCATTCGCAACTCTGGCTCTAATACAGCAGGTCAGCCTGACACAGCAAGTTTAATGCCACCTACTAATCTTTATCTCCttatgcagaaaaataaaaacacagggaGAGAAGGTGGTTAGATTTTACAATGTACAATTCACCTCTCTCCCCCCTCAGCGTGCGTACCAGAATTGGTAATTACAGATGCTTCCACAATATGATTTGTAAAAAGTTTCCCCTGCTGTTCTGATGCAGTCCCCTAACTTAAAATCACTATCctggttgtattagtcagggttctctagagaaatagAACTGACAGAATGCATGTGTACCCCACCCCTCagtttattagagtggcttatagGCTGTGGTGTGACTTTTCCAACAATAACTGTCTCTTAGAATCAAAAATCAAAGACTAAAAGAGCAGGCTGGGTGCTTGCAGAAggcatgaggctggatgtctcagctagtcTTCAGTCCACACCAACATCCCAAAGGAGTAGGCTGTAACGCCAAGGAAGGAATGGACTTCCTGGCAAGGGCAAGAGTGAGCAGACAGAGAGCAAGCGTCCCTCTTCATGTCCTTCAGAGACTGCCACGAGGTGTGGCTCAGATTTAAGGGGGTAAGGGATAAGGGTTCTTtccacctcaaatgatccaatcaaaaaaaaaaaaaaaatccctcacaggtatacccagcagcttgggttttagttagttCCAGGGGTTATCATCAGGTTGACAACAAAAAATGGCCTTCACACTGGCGcgtcctctcttcttccctcaggAGCTGATGACAGTTTTTCAGCTGCTGCACTGGAACGGCAGCCTTAAGGCCATGAGGGAGAGGCAGTGCTCTCGGCAGGTAAGAGTCACctgaggggaaggggcagggagagctGCTTTGGGCTGTGAAATGGTTACCAGGCTGTGACCACCGAAGGCCTTAGTCTAGCATCTTCTTTGCTCttgtattcttgttttgttttgttttgttttgtttttcagggtttctctgtgtagcactggctgtcctgaaactcactccatAGTGAGTAGCTAGCCTTGagcacaaagatccacctgtctcactATTGGCTAAGCTGGGCTTAgtagctttaatcccagctcttaggaggcagtgGTAGGCAGGTCTGAGTTCCACCTAGTTTCACACCAGATAGTGCCACACGgcgagaccctatctcaaaacaaaataaaacaaacaaaaagcccaaccTCTTTGtcctctgtttcctggctgctATGACATGAATTAGTCCACTCTGCTATGCCTCCCTTCTAAGACAGGCTGACAATTCTGAAACTATCACCTTCTGTGTGTCTTTCTAAGAACTCAGGAAGGATCAAGTCTATCACACTAACTGTGGATCAGTCTCCATTGTTTCATGGAACCCTTCCATTCCTTCTAGAACAACAAGGAGCTAGctggaatacaagagataaaataGTTATtgcattttaaacataattttgtcAGGTTATGGGCATTTCTACAGACCCTTGAGCAAGGCCCGGTGGTGACATGAGACAGTGTACTTAGTCTACAGaaaaagttccaggatagccagggctacacagggaaaccctgtctcaaacccatcaaccaaccaaacgaacaaacaagcaaacaaccaagGAGATTACCATCCTTGGTATACTGAGGATTTCACACATTTAGgaggttttattgttttaaaagatggccacagggggctggcgagatggctcagcgggtaagagcactgacctgagttcaattcccagcaaccacatggtggctcacaaccatctgtaatgggatccgatgcactcttctgcttctgtctgaagacagaaacagtgtactcacaaatataaaataaataagcagagagaaaccctgtcccaggaaacaaaaacaacaacaacaaaaagatagcCACATTTTCTGCATACTGTTGGGGTCCTGGAAGGTGACCTGTccctgagcactggctgctctgaaCTTCACTGTGTTCCCCAGTACTGGGCAATATGCATTCTTCCAGCTGCTAGGCATCTACCCTCTGCTCACCACAGGCTGCTTCcctgatgtgtgcatgtgttcaaactcctgcccctccccctctgttTTACTTAAactctcgggctggagagatggctcagcggctaagagcactaactgctcttccgaaggtcctgagttcaaatcccagcaaccacatggtggctcacagccatccgtaatgagatctggcgccctcttctgctgctatctgaagacaactacaatgtacttacatataataaataagtaaatattttttttaaaaagtatatagaaaaattaaattcttataagacaaaggaaaacaactCTTTTATAGGACATATGTATGAACCAGGTCAGACATCAAGGCTAAGGGGGTCACTGTGCTATGTGATATATAGGACATATGTCTTTATCCTTCAGGGTCACTGTAGTATATGATATGTAGGACAGTGTCTTTACCCATTGAGGTCACTGTGCtctatgatgtgtatgtgtttttaccTTCTCAGTGATCTTTGCATTCCTCTCTGACCAGGAGGTGTTGGCTCATTATTCACATCGGGCCTTGGATGATGATATTCGCCACCAAATGGCTTTGGACTGGGTGAGCAGGGAGCAGAGTGTGCCAGGGGCATTGTCAAGAGAGCTGGCTTCCACTGAACGGGAGCTCGATGAAGCCCGGCTGGCGGGCAAAGAGCTGCGCTTCCACAAGGAGAAGAAAGATATTCTCATGCTGGCTGCTGGGCAGCTGGGCAATATGCATTCTTCCAGCTGCTAGGCATCTACCCTCTGCTTGCCATGGCTCTTCAGGCCCTTTTTTGTATGTCTCCTTTTTAAGACGTAGGATGATGATTTCTGTATATACTTTCtcaattttatactttaaaatatagatatatatgtataaattctACACCGGCCTTCCTATTTGCTAAGAGATCCCTTTTCTAACTTCCAGTTTGGGGATGTAGTTACCTTTGAAATATCACTGTTCCGTTTTAGAGCGTGGTTGGCTCTTAAACCTTCAGATTATCTAAGTCACTAACATGTACAATTTACTAAGTGTTCatgtctctttcttttaaaacagcaGACAGCTGCATGATGATTCATAATTATGATCTCtgcactcaggagtctgaggcagcatTGCTGtgaatatgaggccagcctggattacatagtaagttccaggtcagcatgggctacagtgtgtaagatcctgtctcagaccCCTCTCCTCCCACATATAAAACCACAGTGGGAATAAGGAGCATGTGCTCCCCCCGTCCTGTATTCTTGGTTTCTACTAGGCTAAAACAGGGTGGGAGCGTCAGGTTTTGTTTTGGAGTGACCTTCCGGCACACCTCTCTTGCTCACTTCCCTTCTTCCTTGCCTCTAAGTGCTCCTTCATTTGGAGGCTTCCCCACCTTATCCAGAAGGAgatctgacttccttttgttttgtgaggCATCTTAttatggcctggaactcatcctaTAGACTAGGAGGGCTTCATGCTTGTGGTTGTATCCTGCTGAGATCATAGGCATGGGTCACAATGCCTGGCCTGGTCTTTATTTTAAAGTCACTCCTGAGAAACTGCCTAAGAACAAGAGAATTATACACCCAGTTCATATGGGGTGGATAGGGGGCACTACCTAAGCTGCTTCTGGGCTTATCCACCCCTGCTGGCAGTCTAGGTTGGATGTGAGAGGAGGGTAAGGGTTGAGGCTACTTGCCATTCACCATTTCCCGGAGTCACTTCTCTTACTCACCAGACTTAATAAAGACATacttgcacatatatacacacatacacacaatttttccatttgtttatgtagcccaggctggcctcaaactcttcttgtagctgagaatggccctgacctccacacctcctgcatcagcctctcaCGTGCTAGGATCACAGTGAATACCACCTTGGCTGCCTTAACCCTTCCTCCAGTGACAAGAAGCATTTTGTTCTTTTAGGAACTGAAGCTGTTCTGCTTAGTGAGAACAATGTCCCTCTCTTGTCCCTGAGCTGTGCTGTTTACTTAGTAGTAACCTcaatttcccttctttctgtgATCTCTCCTACATTGTATTGTTCagtgcaaatttttttttttttttttttNNNNNNNNNNgggtttcactgtgtagccctggctgtcctggaactcactctttagaccaggctggcctcaaactcagcaatccacctgcctctgcctcccaag
This window encodes:
- the Lix1l gene encoding LIX1-like protein, producing METLRAQRLQPGVGVGGRGTLRALRPGVTGAPTSAATPPAGPPPAPPPPAPPPPPLLLAGAPGLPLPPGAAGSPAVLREAVEAVVRSFAKHTQGYGRVNVVEALQEFWQMKQSRGADLKNGALVVYEMVPSNSPPYVCYVTLPGGSCFGSFQFCPTKAEARRSAAKIALMNSVFNEHPSRRITDEFIEKSVSEALASFNGNREEADNPNTGIGAFRFMLESNKGKSMLEFQELMTVFQLLHWNGSLKAMRERQCSRQEVLAHYSHRALDDDIRHQMALDWVSREQSVPGALSRELASTERELDEARLAGKELRFHKEKKDILMLAAGQLGNMHSSSC